The nucleotide window tatgGTAGGTAGATTGAAGGGAGATGGGGTTAGGCAATTAAGCACATAAAGAGTCCAATGTCAGCTTCACCAACCACCTTTTGTCTCTGaattcttttcttcaaaagccATCAAGGGTTGTTGAGGTTTGAGGGTAGTTGTGCATTTGACTAAATTGTCAGAATTTGCAAAATTCATcccttaatttttcaaattcctAACTAAACATCCTTAATTTTTCAGAACACACCTCTGCTTGCATGAATTTGTCTGTTTCTGATATATTActtattttacaaaatatttcaaatcaaCTTGGCATATCATAGCAATTCTTTCTTATTAGTTGATTGTATACATAAATTTGTCATGCCTCACTTTgtaattttcttgtttatttatccgtataaaaaataaaatgaagaactTACTCATATTTTACGGGATCCATAAAATTGTAAGAAGGAAAAGTGTTTATACTTTTTGCTGGAATATATTTGTATAGTATTTAATTGACGTGTGATATTAAGCAAACATATTTTTTGTGAACTTTTATACTTTacctaaaatatatttgtgtaGCATTTAACCgtaaatacaaatttaaaagattttgATGGGTTTTTTCTCAAGCTAAAGTGGATATATAACAATCATAATATGTAATTTGTCATTAAAAATCCTCATGAAACGGATAAATCTCCTATTTCCACGACCTAATGATCACTTCTAATGGATGTAGAGAATAAACtctaagaccatctccaaccccactttattttactctccattctctatatttggagagtaaactATTTCTTTTTACGTATTGTCCTTCAATACCCATAGTTATATTTATATAGAcaatgttaaaattaattaaaagttgaattaaCTGATGAACCATCTAATTAACTAGTACCCCTTATGAATCTATTAGGcccaaaatgattttttttttccgaaCAATCTGATCGCTCGTTTTAAACGGGAGAGTTAAATCAATTGATCGAACATGTGTCTCGtttgatataattttcttttatcgTTTGATTTGTTGCTATTCTGAATTTGCTTAATTTATTAACCTTTATGTGACACATAAAATTTCAATCCTAACAAAATACGTTACTTGTTGTAGCATCTTTAGGTTCAGAGGTTATGACCAAATAGTCCAACATTGAACTAATGTGAAGGGGCCACCAGTAAATGCATAAATATGtggagaaaatgaccaaaatggtACTTTATATAACTACTTGTTAGATTATTATATAAtctatatatcttttaaaaattaaaattccaaataagtatttataaaaatgaagaaaaactgAAGCTTGGTTACTACCTATTAGTTTGTTGTGTATCAAGACAGTAATTTCTGAAGCTTAATTCTACACATGAAAAGGGAATTAAAGCAAAAGGAAAATTATGAGATTAATCTTTTGTGTCATTTGTTATTAAGAGTACTAATTTGGATTATTAGCTTAGGACAAAGATGATAAGTACTGTCCGTGCATACGACAAAATACACTAAGCAAAATGCCACCTTCTAATCATTATTACTACTGTATGTACTATTTTCCGCTAGAAAATTTAGTAGGTATTTGGTTATGTTTTCGTTAACTTCAATATTTtatgatcaaatatattttttcaagttttaatctcaaaaataatttaaaaaattcatgatCAAATGTTTCTAAACTATTTCAAGAGTTACTATTCTGATCAAGGTTATTTGTAGGTACAAAGCTCAATTTAAACGTTTGCGAAGATTATTTGAAGTATTATTGAAACAAATTGAAAATGGTAACATCTACGGGTTGAAATGCTTTCAACTTTGgtatcaaatatatataccaCGTTTAGAAAGACACCAATAAACAAGAAACACATTCCGCAAGATACAAAAGACTTGTTTGCCCTCTTCATTTTCGATTTTACAGTTATGAGTTTGAGTCACCAAAAATATAAACGGAAGAGCTTTCAGGGAGGGATAAACAAAAGGGCATACAAAGgattgaatatatttttttaattttatgatgtTAAACTTGTCATgtaaaatgttgaaattaaaaaacttatatatatattattttttagaaaggaaaaaaaaaaggatttttggCTAATAGAGCTTTGTAAAGGAATAACTAGAACTGATTACAAATGCCTTTTGCCATGTCTACTTGTCTAGGATGTTTCTAGAAATTATTCAGAATGTATCCGAAAAAAATTGGATAGTTTTAGGCGAAATGATCTGATGGATCCTTATACTTGTATGAGCTTGTATTCTGAATACTTTTACTTAATCATTTGTCAactgaacccttaaactcaattaaaataaaaaatttaaaccctctgaccattgaccgaGCTTACATGGCATTTGTTTTGCTGAGTCAATTATAGAGCGTGGTATCACACTTGTGAAAGCTAATGGAAACATGAATTTActtgaaaaaatagataaataataaaaagaaaaaagaaaaatacaaaagtgCCCAACCCTCCCGTTTATTCCGCTACATCTCCTCCCTATTTCTTCCATTGAACCTCCGTCGTCAATGGCTCCGAATTTTTTTACCCGAAAAATTGCATAAACAAAACTTAACAACAAACTTTAGTGATTGCTTACAAGTGAGCCAAAGGTCCTATTCTCTAATTTCACTAATAGCTGCTGCAAAAGTAGAAGCTAACAATTGGAAGATTTGGCACAAACTTGGTCACTTCATCTTTTAATTCCTTGAAGCGAACATGACGATTCACACGATGAACAAACTTTCAACATTCAAGCTTCGTTTGATTTGTTATAAGCGTTTTAGTCTTATTCTTCACATagaaaaattcaatttcaacaaCCGAAACAAGCCTCACGAATAGAGCATCAACCTTCCTCTTGTCACTCATTAGCTTATTTGTTAGAGACAAAGATGTTCAACGAAGAACGTAACATCGCTAGCTGAGGAAGAAGAACCATAGCAAACCCTGAAAATGAAATCAATTTCTGTTGATTGTGGTTGAAGGTTTGGGGAAGTGCAGAAAATCAAAGAGagaaatatcaatttttaatagaaacttatttttttttgccttttatttaattttggttaatataataaaaaatatgtattaggATAATTATGACATGGCATTATTATATGTGACATGGATATATGACATGTCATTTATGTAAAGGAGAGTGTCAGAGTGAGCTACACACGGGtttaaaagtctcattttaattgagtttaagaGTTCAGTTGACAAATGATTAAGTAGAAGTGTTTAGAATACAAATTCATACAAGTAGAAGGGTTCAAACTTTAGTTATTAACAAGGATCTAAAACTTCTAGATCTATCTTTTAAGATAAATATCTAAAATACTCAAATAGACCAGTCTagaaattttactaaaaaaattaatatatgtagTTATGTAAATTAACTTTAGTTCTTTTCGCATTgggctaatttttttttaggcgacacttattttgagatggagggagtatatctAAATTAACATAATATTTGTTCTgtctttaattacttgtctaaATTTTAATTGACACCTACtaagaaaatattgatataGTAAGTGTATtatttacccctattaattatgaaatgaatgaattaaaaattaaaaaatttcaaaaagttttatttttttcaaaattaaataattaagggcacaataggtaaaaaaaattgtcttttttttattagacaaaatagacaagtaaaaaaagaaaattagacaAGTAACTTAGAGACGAGGGAGTAAATAACAAAAGCAATCTCCAAAAACAGAAAAGATAGAGCAAAAAGAGGAATTTTTACTTGAATTCTATTTGACTGTTTTGTTAGCTATATTCCAAACTTGTGGGCCAATACTATGTTTTCACTTTCTTTGCCTATAAATCCTCACTTCAATTTCACAGACTTTCATGTTATCTCAACTTCACTTAAAATAGATATTGATTTGCATGGTTCCCAcgtaagaaaacaaaaaaaaacaagcaaTATCATTCACACCAAAAATAGGCCTGCCTCTTGATCTCTATAAATTCCTTGTTTTAGTAGTACTTCATTCTAGTACCTCCCTTCTTGTTTTAGCTATTGAGGAATCATGGACCTCAAACAAATGTCTGCTGTCAGAGATGAATCCTCAGTTACTATGACTGAATCTGaggtacattttttttaatactatatGTAGTTTGTCTTAATGATTTAGTTACTCATTTTTCAGAATTAAGATTTACATGCTATAGCTTATTCTTCATTCAACGGATTTGTCCATCTCTTTTTGAGAGATTCAACTCTTATTCCATCGATTGAGAACATAATAAGTACCACATTGCCTATTTATCAAATAGATGATCGAGTTACATGACTTTCATTACCTCCTAAAGGATTTATTTAAACACTTTGGAGTTGAATTATATATATCTATGCATAtgcaattttattatttattgtttgtcttaaaaaaatagaatttacaacgtctaaattatgaattttttactAGATAAGGATTTAGATTTAGCGTTGTAgttgatttgatatgaaaaataacttttaaaaaataaaccaaaaagTTTGGGTATGGTATATGAATTATGATCAATGTTTTGTtgtaaatatgatgaaaaattaaTGGTAATCATCGTCCATCATTGTATTGTCACTTATTTATGTGACCAAAATTCCAAAAAGCTTGATAcatattattactttatttatatatgaactCAATTTGAAGCCGCaattaatcaatcaaataaaCGATACGAAAAAATTAAGAggcatgcttaattaattaatattaaacaAATGAactttaactttttctttctttcttttttgaaaataaaaaatattttttctctattaatGCATGCTTTCTTCTCGTCCCATCATGCAAATGCaaactttcaaaaatataatgatGGATTCCACACCTACCTTATTTTTACTCAATCTCTCTATAGTTAATggataatttaatttattttctatttcactCTTCATATCAGTTTTGAATATATTTACTTGGCaatgattattttaaaatgtactCTGTACATCTAATAGATACAAAACAAACTtgcatttcaatttgtttatctgattttaatttaacacagagtttaaaaaagtaattttttttaatttctttgtctAAAATATGTCAcggaaaaattaaaattaaagagtttaaaaaaatgaagagatattttttttgaattaaatttatataaaaagaagtaaaacaGATAAATTGAGACGGAAGAGGTGTTAGAGAGCACACCAAATTGCAAAGTCACCTAATTTTTTCGTGCATGCGTTTCGTGTGATATTAAGTAAATACGTATGATCATCTGTTAGCTTCTAATTATAAACAACTAATTATCTCATTGTGTTTGTTGTCTTCTTaatcaactctttttttttccactctcaaataacaaattaaaaatctgGTCCTCTCCAATTTATACGTAAAACACAATAACTTGtacatttttttccaatttgtaTTGTGTCcatcaacaaaatataaatatacgtttgtttttttctcttttcggAAAAGGAGGTTAATTAGGGATAAAGAGTGATTTGGTGAAAAATGGACTTGTACATATGCAAGGTTTTACTTCTACCATCAATAATATTTGTCGCGAGATAAATATGATCACTCAATTCTTAATTAGACGTCTCGAGATTGagttttgatataaaaaaataatctaatatagaaagtttctttttttcaatGAGTCAGTCTTATACTATATGAATTTAGTTTAATCAGGTCAATTAATTTCAAAtactaaatgatttttttttaaaaagttacacTACCAAGGTTAGCTGAATATAATACcagatttgttttttttttgtcattcaaAATTACTCCTATCTAGTTGCTGTTAAGATTTGCATTTTGATTTTGCCAAAATTTCTTTTGGAAAAAGGAACTAAATGTCAAAATTACTTTGTCAACTTTTATTTAGACTTCATTATTATCTCAATTTTATTGTGTCTACATTCATATCTGACATAATCCTATAAAAGTTACCCCTCTTTTTGActcaaaactttttaaaaactGTTTTACTAGAATTTGAACCAATGACAAGGCAGCGTTATCTACTTTATGATCCTActcaaatattataaattatttttacctgaaaaataataaagtaagtCAAAGTTAATTCAAGTACCAAAAGAAAATCTCCTACAACATTTTgttatagtatttatttttggtaGGGTGGGGTAGAAAATAAAGGGAGCatgcttatatatataatgtaaaaCCTCATCATATTTCATGTTaggatataataatatttgaagTGTAATATCTTTTTATGGATGGCCAACAGGAAGGGAAAAAGAGACTTTTGGATTGTTGTACAAAAGATGGATCAACAGACAGGCATGGGAAACCAGCAATCAAGGCAAAAACTGGTGGATGGAAAACTGGATATCTCTTATTAGGTCTATATACTAATTATACTCTCATTACCACAACATTTTTCCATTCAACCACTTATTATATCATATGTTCCaattagttatatttttaatactaaggaaacaaagaattaaaagtactaatattttgtatatgACCATAGACTGACGATGTAAAGAACTTTTATACTATTAGAGTATAATCTAATATGTTATTGCATGTAACTTAACAAGGGTTATAAACtcttttgtgattttaaaaCATACATCTAGAGGatgaaagaaaatgaggaaTTGTTCTAAATAGATTGCtattacttaaattttttacaaattgcataattatattattctttATGATAAGAGGAATCTTCACACAAATAGCAGGGCAGATCTACTATTTACTTTTTCTAGCAAGTATACATAGATTATATATTGACTATACTTGATCATGCACATATTATATATGTTCGCGggctatttttagtttaatcaGTAGAGTGGATAGTTATTTAGATTAATTAGCTTGTTGTTCTTTGATTGATACAGTGAGTGAAGGATTAGCTGCAGTTGCATTTACTGGAGTGGAAGTGAACATGGTTCTTTTCTCAAAGACTGTATTAAGGCAGTCAAATGCTGAAGCAGCAACCATGTTCAGCAAATGGATGGGAACACTTTATATTTTCTCTTTACTTGGAGCTTTCCTAAGTGATTCCTATCTTGGAAGATACCTTACTTCTGTTGTCTTTCTAGCTGTTATGAATGTTGTAAGTTAGCTTTTTCCATAAACCTCTCTGGCCCcacaattctttttttaataattggCGTTTTTGAACGGtaaggattcatatagccgaccCTCAACTTGCTTTTTGCAGGGTTTGGTGGTATTGTCTCTGTTAACTCAAGCATTCATGCTGGAACCTGAAGGGTGTGGCAAGTTGGGAGAGTTATGTAAACCTCAATCACAAGTCGAGGTTACTATGTTCTATTTATCGATATACCTGCTAGCTCTTGGGAGTGGCTCTATAGAACCAGCACTAGCCACACTAGGAGCTGATCAATTTGATGAAGAGGATCCAGAAGAAAGTCGTTCCAAGACGAAATTCTTTAGCTATTTCTATGTTGCTCTAAACCTTGGATCATTGGTTGCTGAGACACTTCTGGTTTATATGGAAAATATGGGAAGATGGGTTCTTGCCTTTTGGATATCTACAGCTTGTGGCTTTGTTGCTCTGCTCTCAATCATAAGTGGTGCTCCTAGGTATCGACACATTAGACCTAGTTGCAACCCCATTTCCAGGTTCTCTCAGGTAATTGTCGCGTCTATCAGGAAAACAAAGCTTATAGTTCCTTCCAATGGAGAGGGATTATACGAAGCTCGTGGAAGAAATGAAAAGGACTGCACCAGAAGAATCTCACATACAGATGACTTCAAGTAAGTTTAGCTTGCCTTGTTTTTGGATCTTAATACTTAGTGATGTTCTCCATAATGCTGATTAATTTCATCAACTCGAATATATGACACATTCTTGTAACTTGTATGAATAGGTTTCTTGATCGAGCTGCAGTTATAACCCCATCAGACATGCTGATATTACCAGATAAAAGTGAAATTCCTAATCGATGGAGGCTTTGTACTGTGACACAAGTTGAAGAAGTCAAATGTGTGCTAAGGCTACTACCAATATGGTTCTGCACAATCTTGGCATCCATTGTCTTTGTGCAAGTGCTATCTCTCTTCGTCGAGCAAGGATCTGCAATGAACACAAGCACAATGATCTCGGGCTTTCACATTCCACCAGCAAGCATGACAGCATTTGACATCATAAGCACATCCACCTTCATTATTTGCTATGAGAAGATCTTGATTCCTCTGTATGTGAAACTAACCAAAAGCAAGCCTAAGCTTCCGAGTGAGCTACAAAGAATAGGGATAGGGTTGGTCATTTCAACAGTAGCTATGGTGATTGCAGGCTTGGTTGAACAACAGAGACTAAGGTTTGCTAATGAAGGAGGGGAAGAGACAAGTTCTTTGAGTATTTTCTGGCAAACACCACAATATGTGCTTGTAGGAGTAGGGGAAGCATTCATCTATGTTGCTCAGTGGGAATTCTTTGCATCACAAATTCCTGATAGTCTGAAGAGCATGGGGCTTGGCTTGTCCATGTCTTCTTCGGCACTAGGTAGCTACTTATGCAGCATCATACTTACTGTAGTAATGAAGATATCAACAAGGCATGGAAAGCCAGGTTGGGTACCTGCAAATTTAAACGACGGGCACTTGGATAGGTTCTTCTTCCTTTCAGCTGCTTTGACTGCACTAGATCTTGTACTATTCGTTATGTGCGCTAAGAGGTATAAGTCTATAGCACTAGAAAAACGAGAGGTAGGACAAGCTATGGAAGCTACAGCTTGATCTAATGAAAAATGTAACTCAGCAACAATTGTTCTATTGTTTAGGAAGTAAACACAAAATATCAAGCTGAGCATTGTGGAAACTTActcaagaggaaagaagaaAACTAAATAGAAAGCATGCTTTAGTTACTGaatgttttatgttttatgaCAATCTTGGCATTGACCAAAACCTCACTTGCAATCTTGATTTTGCTTATAATGCTTCACGGATCATATTGATGACAGAACAGACATATTTTCATGCTTTGGCAGAGTTCACTCTCCACTCATAATCTCCTAGTACGAGACTTGAAATCATTCAAACATTGGAACAGGCACTAATCCTACTGCAGGTCTTTAGCAATAGTTTGTATAGTTGTCATACCTATATCAAGTTAATGACTTCCATAACTATTTTATGGACAAATCCATTGATTAGGAATTTCACAAAAGAACTCGCCACGAAAGATAATGTTTTAAAATGCAAATCTGGGACTCCCTTAGGGGTGATACAGCATCTAAACATTGTGAGACAGCCATGGAGCTGCAGAGTGTCTCATGGATTAACGTCGGGATAGATGATACATTTTCCCCATATAACATTATGCCATGATTTATCCGCCATGTGTGCCTCGAGAATGCCTCATGCACACTTTTGCATCTTGAATTGTTCGCCCTCAAACATTTTCTGTTTGAAGTTCTCTTAAGTATATATTTGCAAATACTAAACTTATTTTCTCttgaatttttaatattttagtttcaatttttatgtCTTAATTATCAACACAAGAGTTCATGGCTTTTTTCCTACTGCTGTGTATGCCTTTTAAAACATCCATACACAACAAAATTCATACCAGATAGATATAAGTGTCACATAAGGAACTGCAAATATAGCTTATTTTAGGAGGCAAGTTTACAGATAATCCCATTCAGTGACATGAGATAATTCCCCTTGCAATAGGAAACTGAGCACCTATCCAATGGGAAATAAACACTAGTAAAGATGAGTACAAATTCTTCCTTGAGAATTAGTGCAGATCACTTGGACATCCTGGCAGCAAGTTCTCTTACTAGCTTCGCAGCAACCATTGCAGTCATGCCATCAGCAGTATCACGCTGTGGGTTGTACTCAACGACATCAGCACCAACAATATTACCTTGAAGGTTATGCAGTATGTTTAGAACATCACGGAAAGAGAGACCGCCTGGCTCTATATGAGATACTCCAGGAGCATGTGCTGGATCCAAGCAGTCAACATCCACAGAGATATACACGCCCTTTACACCTTCACCAAGTTTCTGAATGTAAATGGAAAGTATTAGGCAATTGAGCTTATCAATGAAGcaattgaataaataatgaataaattcCAGTTTATAGACTATGGAGACTAGGAGCTGCTACATTTGGTAACTAAccgaaaaaaaatgaaattgagcTTATAGTAGGATATATATACAGAGACTGAGAGATCTATaaatatgagaatattcagaaTTCCTCAAGTGATGGTACAGACCAGATTCTCCAAAAACTGTCGGTCTCGGGAAAATGTTCGCATTTCATATTGCTCCACACCGAACCTTTTTCCTTGTTCTCGACCTtctatattaattgatctaattcccacctacaaattaattaaacaagatcaagtaacaataattaataattgtaatattaattgtttaaaccAAGAAAGTAGCTTATATTACTTGCAAAAGGCGTCGAGCATAACCACCCTCCATTATTCGTGCAAAGCTTGATGCATGTGAGTATTTGTTTCCTTCAAAGGCATGATAAATGTCAGGATGAGCATCAAGGTGAAGGATATCAATAGGTCCTCCAAGCTTTTCAGACACAGCTCTTACAACAGGATAGGATATAGAGTGATCACCCCCTAACACCAAGGGGCGCAATGGATTCTGAAAAATTAAACTagtcaaaattaaaatacacaAATGTTAGAAACATATATACAGCCTCGATCTCCTACATATATAAATGATGGTTTACCTCGTCCATAACTAGCTTGACAGATTCACTTACGATACTCATCAACCTATCATCATCTATGCCTGTGTCTCGTAACTCTTGAACTGGCAGATCACCAACATCAGTTAAGACACGTTGATCATCTAATACTTTTCCTGCACAATTAGCTAGGAATGTCAATACATATGATTGATCGATATATAATCcctaaaacaaattatatatatatatatatatataatttgtccAAAGTTGAGTACTAACCTTCCTCAGTTGTGGAGTTTGTACTGCCACACCAAATAGCCTCTCGTATAAGAGGAGGAGCAAATGCGGGGCCTTGGAGAAATGAAGAGTTATGTCCCAGAGGAATTCCAAGAAGAGCCGTTGAGGCTACTGCACCTCCAAGACCACGAACAAGCTCTCCCTATCAATTTAATTTAGGTCActtaatatgtatgtatgtatatactCCATAGATTTTGAACGATGGATGGAGGTggtaaaattcaaattcaaatcccCACTCAAAATGTATACCTTAAGTTTTGCTCTTTCACGAATAAGTGTAAGAGATGCCTCTACAACACGATCCTGTCCTTTTTTGACCAATTCTTTTGGAACATTTGACGTAAGCAATTTCTGCATATAGTTGATTCCCATACTACCAGCACTCTTCATATTTGTTACTATATAATTCTGATTATCCTACCAAGTTCAATATTCaacacaacaaaaacaaaaa belongs to Solanum stenotomum isolate F172 chromosome 1, ASM1918654v1, whole genome shotgun sequence and includes:
- the LOC125844971 gene encoding protein NRT1/ PTR FAMILY 7.3-like, encoding MDLKQMSAVRDESSVTMTESEEGKKRLLDCCTKDGSTDRHGKPAIKAKTGGWKTGYLLLVSEGLAAVAFTGVEVNMVLFSKTVLRQSNAEAATMFSKWMGTLYIFSLLGAFLSDSYLGRYLTSVVFLAVMNVGLVVLSLLTQAFMLEPEGCGKLGELCKPQSQVEVTMFYLSIYLLALGSGSIEPALATLGADQFDEEDPEESRSKTKFFSYFYVALNLGSLVAETLLVYMENMGRWVLAFWISTACGFVALLSIISGAPRYRHIRPSCNPISRFSQVIVASIRKTKLIVPSNGEGLYEARGRNEKDCTRRISHTDDFKFLDRAAVITPSDMLILPDKSEIPNRWRLCTVTQVEEVKCVLRLLPIWFCTILASIVFVQVLSLFVEQGSAMNTSTMISGFHIPPASMTAFDIISTSTFIICYEKILIPLYVKLTKSKPKLPSELQRIGIGLVISTVAMVIAGLVEQQRLRFANEGGEETSSLSIFWQTPQYVLVGVGEAFIYVAQWEFFASQIPDSLKSMGLGLSMSSSALGSYLCSIILTVVMKISTRHGKPGWVPANLNDGHLDRFFFLSAALTALDLVLFVMCAKRYKSIALEKREVGQAMEATA
- the LOC125845156 gene encoding arginase 1, mitochondrial-like, which codes for MKSAGSMGINYMQKLLTSNVPKELVKKGQDRVVEASLTLIRERAKLKGELVRGLGGAVASTALLGIPLGHNSSFLQGPAFAPPLIREAIWCGSTNSTTEEGKVLDDQRVLTDVGDLPVQELRDTGIDDDRLMSIVSESVKLVMDENPLRPLVLGGDHSISYPVVRAVSEKLGGPIDILHLDAHPDIYHAFEGNKYSHASSFARIMEGGYARRLLQVGIRSINIEGREQGKRFGVEQYEMRTFSRDRQFLENLKLGEGVKGVYISVDVDCLDPAHAPGVSHIEPGGLSFRDVLNILHNLQGNIVGADVVEYNPQRDTADGMTAMVAAKLVRELAARMSK